The following proteins are co-located in the Terriglobales bacterium genome:
- a CDS encoding type II toxin-antitoxin system HicB family antitoxin, producing the protein MATVPRIPEGGESFKIEFDQEEDGRWIAEIPDLPGVMAYGETKQDAEVKVTALALRVLADRTEQVKKPPKSIRFL; encoded by the coding sequence GTGGCAACAGTTCCCCGGATACCCGAAGGCGGCGAATCCTTCAAAATTGAGTTTGACCAGGAGGAGGATGGTCGCTGGATCGCGGAGATTCCCGACCTCCCCGGAGTGATGGCGTATGGAGAAACAAAGCAAGATGCAGAGGTCAAGGTTACAGCGCTGGCCTTGCGCGTTCTCGCCGATCGCACCGAGCAGGTAAAAAAGCCTCCCAAATCGATCCGCTTCCTGTGA
- a CDS encoding class I adenylate-forming enzyme family protein, translating into MESASITKSRRTQLHRDPSGLFVHTLVLEACAKFGRKEAVVDYSCDPPRRISYAEYRELVERLAASFARLFHPGDVIAIFLYNCWEFCVAYHAATFAGCVPTLLNPSYREREVRYQLENSEAVALITDGPQIRGMNLSGSPRLREVIATRTSAAGASEFSELLQPATAGIPALNEGPHEVLAALPYSSGTTGLPKGVMLSHSNLVTNIFQLLAPGEEATYTQSDITLCCLPLYHIYGLNVVLNPIFALGGTLVLLPRFDEARFLRLLIEEHPTFLPLVPPLVNCFCQAAEEGRFPREHHVRYVKSGAAPLAPELASRFTNLTGIRIRQGYGMTEASPVTHLGYVEPDLYMPDSIGQAVAQTECRLVNGHDPCHGELVMRGPQFMLGYWKAPEATASALRDGWYWSGDIASVDANGFYRIVDRVKEMIKYKGFSIAPAEVEAVLLEHPLVRDCGIVGHADTTSGEIPCAFVVLREGHNGNGKIADELCGYVGERLTHYKQPREVRFVNSIPRNPSGKILRRILRDEL; encoded by the coding sequence ATGGAGAGCGCATCGATAACGAAATCGCGCCGCACGCAGCTGCACCGCGATCCATCTGGTCTATTTGTTCACACGCTCGTTCTTGAAGCGTGTGCGAAGTTCGGCCGCAAAGAAGCTGTTGTCGATTACTCGTGCGATCCGCCGCGGCGCATTTCCTACGCTGAGTACAGAGAACTCGTTGAGCGGCTCGCGGCTTCGTTCGCCCGGCTTTTTCATCCGGGCGATGTGATCGCCATTTTTCTCTACAACTGCTGGGAGTTTTGCGTTGCGTATCACGCAGCGACGTTTGCCGGTTGCGTCCCGACGTTGCTCAATCCGTCTTACCGCGAACGAGAGGTTCGGTATCAGCTCGAAAACTCTGAAGCGGTTGCACTGATCACCGATGGACCGCAGATTCGTGGAATGAATCTCAGCGGATCGCCACGACTGCGTGAAGTCATCGCAACGCGGACCTCGGCTGCAGGCGCGAGCGAGTTTTCTGAGCTACTGCAGCCCGCAACTGCCGGAATTCCGGCACTCAACGAAGGCCCACACGAAGTCCTTGCCGCGCTGCCTTACTCCAGCGGAACTACTGGATTGCCGAAAGGCGTGATGCTCTCTCACTCCAATCTCGTCACGAACATCTTTCAATTGCTTGCGCCCGGAGAAGAGGCGACGTACACGCAGAGCGACATCACACTGTGTTGTCTCCCGCTCTACCACATCTACGGCTTGAACGTAGTACTGAATCCCATTTTTGCCCTAGGCGGCACGTTGGTTCTGTTGCCGCGCTTCGATGAAGCAAGATTTTTGCGTCTGCTGATCGAGGAACACCCAACGTTCCTGCCGCTTGTGCCTCCACTGGTTAATTGCTTCTGTCAGGCCGCCGAAGAGGGCAGATTTCCTCGCGAACACCACGTCCGCTACGTGAAGTCCGGCGCGGCGCCGCTCGCGCCTGAGCTGGCGTCGCGCTTCACGAATCTGACCGGAATCAGAATTCGTCAGGGATACGGAATGACCGAGGCCTCTCCAGTCACGCATCTTGGCTACGTGGAGCCCGACTTGTACATGCCCGATTCGATCGGCCAGGCGGTCGCGCAAACTGAATGCCGTCTCGTGAACGGTCACGATCCGTGCCATGGCGAGCTGGTGATGCGCGGACCGCAGTTCATGCTCGGCTACTGGAAGGCTCCGGAGGCGACCGCATCAGCATTGCGCGATGGATGGTACTGGTCGGGAGATATTGCCAGCGTCGATGCGAATGGCTTCTATCGCATCGTCGATCGCGTGAAGGAGATGATCAAGTACAAAGGGTTCTCCATAGCGCCGGCCGAAGTCGAAGCCGTTCTGCTGGAACATCCTCTGGTTCGCGACTGCGGCATCGTAGGTCATGCCGACACGACGTCCGGCGAGATTCCGTGTGCATTTGTGGTATTGCGCGAAGGACACAACGGCAATGGCAAAATCGCTGACGAATTGTGCGGCTACGTCGGCGAGCGGCTCACGCATTACAAGCAGCCGCGCGAAGTGCGCTTCGTGAACTCAATTCCGAGAAATCCTTCAGGGAAGATCTTGCGACGGATCTTGCGTGATGAGCTTTGA